DNA from Ignavibacteriales bacterium:
AAATTTGTCATTAAAAAAAATAATATTTTAGAATTCTTGAAAATGGGGTAAACAAAAAATTGCAAGTACCGACTTTAGATAAAATTAATTTATCTTAATAAACACACAATCAGCCTGATTCATTTCAAGGATCTAATCCCTTTATCATCCCTTTGCTCTATTGTTTTGTAGTATATCTAATCGTAATCTCATCTACACATAAAAAGGAAATGCTCAATGAAAAATTTAATCTTGTTCTTAGTGATGTTTATTCCCTTCTATGCGTTTGCTCAAAATAAAGTTGATGTCACTGATTCAAAAATGGATAAACAGACTCATGAATGGATGACCAAAATATCATCAAATTCGGAAATGCGTTCAACTATGATGAGTATGATGATCAATGAAACCAAAGGGAATAAAGAAGAAATGACAAAGCTTGTAAATTCTTTAATGGATGATCCGGAAATGCATAAAACAATGCAGGCAGTACAACCTGAAAATAATATTATTTCTGTAGAGCCGCGTAAAATGATGAATGATAATCAAAACATGATGAAAATGAGCCCAGCTGCACCAGTATCTGAGAAATAGATTATTCTTAAAGTGATTTTTAAAGGAATAAACTTATTGAAATAATTATAGCATTGTAAACCTATAATAAAATAATCTGTTTGTTAACAAATCAATTTTTTAAAAGTTAAAGGAGATATATCATGAGCAAAGGTCAGAATAGTAAAAAAGGCACGAAGAAAGAGCCAAAGAAAACTATGCAGGAAAAAAAGAATGCTAAAAGGGATAAGAAAAATGAAAAGAACAAACCAGGTATTCTTAATCAATAATTCATCCTGTCGGTGTAGTCCATTTTTCATCCTTTTGATTGATTGAAATTAGATCACAAATAGTTGCATCTTAAGTTTAGTAATAATTAGATCGGCTAAGTTAAACGTATTAGCTATCTATTTTATTAGAAATTTGTTAATCCATAAAGATAAAATAATGAAAAAAATAAGATTGCTACTGATAGAAGATAACCGCCTACTTCGGGATGGGATACTTTCAATTCTTAAACCTCACAAAGATATTATAATAATTGCAGCATCCGGTGACGGTAGGAATACTTTAGTGAAAATTAAGCAGTTAAAACCAAATGTGGTTCTTTTGGATTTGGGTTTAAGGAGTTTAAACAGTTTGCAGGTAGTGGAAGTAGTAAAGAAAGATTTTCCATTGGCAAAAATAATTGTTATGGATCTTGCACCGATACAAGCCGATATTTTACAGTATGTAAAAGCAGGTGCTAATGGATTTATTCTTAAAGATGCCTCTCTGAATGATTTTTTAATCACGATACGAACAGTAAATTCAGGAGCAACGGTCCTTCCGCCTATCTTGGTTGACTCTCTTTTTTCTCAGATTGTTGAATATGCTGTTAGAGAAGGTAAAAGCAATCTAAAAGAAGCTATTAGGATGACTAAACGGGAAAAAGAAGTTATTGGCTTTCTTAGTGAAGGTATGAGCAACAAAGAGATTGGTCAGAAGATTCACATTTCAACTTATACTGTTAAAAGTCATATCCATAATATTATGGAAAAACTTGCATTACATACACGTCTGGAAATTGCAAACTATTCCTACACTAATGAGACTCTTAAAACAATTTCTAGAAGTATCTCTATGGTAAATAATTAAGTGAATGTAAACTGTTCGGGTTAACTCAATTTGAACTAAGAACTAAATAAAAGGAAAGATATTATGCGTTATATTTTTGTATTAATTGTAACATTATTCCTGGCAAATATTTCAAATGCTCAGATAACTATTAATTTAGGAAGTCAACCTGTGTGGGGTCCAACAGGTTATGATTATGTTGAATACTATTACTTACCGGATATAGAAGCATATTATAACGTACCACAGCATCGATATTACTACTATAATAACGGGCTCTGGATTCATAGCACAAATTTGCCATCACGTTATAGTAACTACGATTATTATGATTCTTATAAAGTCGTAATTAATGAACGGGAACCATGGCATAACCATAAAACTTACAAAAATAAATATTCTTCATTTAAAGGTCGTCACGATCAGCAGCTAATCCGTGATAGCAGGGATTCAAAATATTATATAATTGAAAAACATCCTGAACATAACAATTGGGTCAAGGAGCAAGACAATAAGAAATCAAATAAGAACAACAATAAAAATAATAAGCAGGACAAGCACGATAACGGCAAGAATAAAAAATAAATGTGTTTACTAGAAATGAGTATTTATCTTGAAACAAAACAAAACAAACTCAACACTCAACCGAATTGCTTTCATCGGAAATTATTTACCACGCCAGTGTGGAATAGCCACATTTACAACTGATTTATGTGAAGCTGTTTCTAAACAGTATCCTAGCACGGCATGTATCGCTCTGCCTGTTAACGACGTAGCGACTGGTTATGCATATCCTACACGTGTTCGATTTGAACTCACGGAAAAAGATATAGAATCTTACTTAAGGGCATCGGATTTTTTAAATATCAACAATGTTGATCTTGTATGTCTGCAATTTGAATATGGAATATTCGGTGGAAAAGTTGGAAGCCATATACTGGCACTCTTACATGGATTACGTATGCCAATCGTTACAACTTTACACACCATACTTAAAAATCCTGATCCCGACCAAAGAAGAGTATTAGAAGAAGTTGCCGCATTATCCGATCGTTTGGTTGTTATGAGTGAACTCGGTTCTGAATTTCTGCACAAAATTTATAATGTTCCTCTGGAAAAAATTGATATGATTCCACATGGTATTCCAGACGTACCATTTGTTGATCCAAGTTTTAATAAAGATTTATTTGGTGTAGAAGGTAAAATCGTTTTGCTAAGTTTTGGATTACTTTCCCAAAACAAAGGAATAGAAACCGTTATATCTGCACTACCTGAAATTGTTGCCAGCTATCCCAATATTGTGTATATGGTTGTTGGTGCAACTCATCCACATGTAATTCAACAGGAAGGTGAAACATACCGCTTATCTTTGCAATGGCTTGCTCAACAAAAAGGAGTTGAAAGTAACGTAATCTTTTACAATCGTTTTGTCAGTCTGGAAGAACTTGTTGAGTTCATAAGCACTGCAGATATTTATATTACACCTTATCTCAACGAGTCGCAAATAACATCAGGGACTTTGGCTTATACATTAGGAGCAGGTAAAGCTGTTCTCTCAACGCCATATTGGTATGCGGAAGAGATGCTTGCAGAAGGAAAAGGTGTGCTATTTCCGTTCCGAGATCATGAGGCTCTGGCAAAGCAGGTTATTAATTTGCTGAACAACGAAGCAGAACGTCATGCAATGCGCAAACGTGCTTATATGTTTGGACGATCGATGATTTGGTCAGAGGTAGCTCAACGATATATGGAAAGTTTTGAACGTGCTCGGGCAGAACGCCGGCATTATGTTCACCCGGGATTTACAGCTAAAGCACTCGATAAACATCCAGGTGAATTACCTCCGTTAAAATTAGATCACTTAAACAACATGACAGACGACACTGGTATGTTTCAACACGCACTTTTTACTGTTCCAAACTACGCACATGGTTATACAACCGATGATAATGCTCGTGCCTTGTTAGTCAGCGCCCTCCTTGATGAACTCGGGAATAATGAAGGACTAAAATTATCTTCCCGTTACCTTGCATTTCTCGGCTATGCCTTTAATGCTAAAACCAAGCACTTTAGAAATTTTATGGATTATCAGCGCAATTGGTTGGAAGAAAAAGGTTCAGATGACAGTCATGG
Protein-coding regions in this window:
- a CDS encoding response regulator transcription factor; this encodes MKKIRLLLIEDNRLLRDGILSILKPHKDIIIIAASGDGRNTLVKIKQLKPNVVLLDLGLRSLNSLQVVEVVKKDFPLAKIIVMDLAPIQADILQYVKAGANGFILKDASLNDFLITIRTVNSGATVLPPILVDSLFSQIVEYAVREGKSNLKEAIRMTKREKEVIGFLSEGMSNKEIGQKIHISTYTVKSHIHNIMEKLALHTRLEIANYSYTNETLKTISRSISMVNN
- a CDS encoding glycosyltransferase family 4 protein, encoding MKQNKTNSTLNRIAFIGNYLPRQCGIATFTTDLCEAVSKQYPSTACIALPVNDVATGYAYPTRVRFELTEKDIESYLRASDFLNINNVDLVCLQFEYGIFGGKVGSHILALLHGLRMPIVTTLHTILKNPDPDQRRVLEEVAALSDRLVVMSELGSEFLHKIYNVPLEKIDMIPHGIPDVPFVDPSFNKDLFGVEGKIVLLSFGLLSQNKGIETVISALPEIVASYPNIVYMVVGATHPHVIQQEGETYRLSLQWLAQQKGVESNVIFYNRFVSLEELVEFISTADIYITPYLNESQITSGTLAYTLGAGKAVLSTPYWYAEEMLAEGKGVLFPFRDHEALAKQVINLLNNEAERHAMRKRAYMFGRSMIWSEVAQRYMESFERARAERRHYVHPGFTAKALDKHPGELPPLKLDHLNNMTDDTGMFQHALFTVPNYAHGYTTDDNARALLVSALLDELGNNEGLKLSSRYLAFLGYAFNAKTKHFRNFMDYQRNWLEEKGSDDSHGRALWALGTVLNRCSIPAQNGIAAWLFEQTLPAILLTTSPRAWAFALIGIYEYSQKYEGDSRAGQVQDELAGRLLKLYQSNRSEKWHWFEKELSYCNAALPHALLTCGNSIPSKIMIDAGLESLNWLVDLHRADAGHFVPIGSNGFYQFGGERARFDQQPVEAQAMVSACLEAFRITRDKFWSKEARRAFEWFLGRNDLNLPIYDPTTGGCRDGLHSDRVNENQGAESTLAFLQSLLELRLAEQTHLSMETILK